Within Flagellimonas maritima, the genomic segment AATTTCTGAGTGGAAGTCTTATGGACGCGTCCCACATAACAAAAAACACATTAACGGCAAGTTCAATAAAATAGTAGATGCTCTTTTTAAAAAGCTAGGACTCAGCCGGCAACAATCAGAGTTGTTAAAGTACGGTGATAAAATGAAGCAATTGGCTAAGGCCGACGATAGTTTGGCAATAAGCAACGAACGTACTTTTATCCGTAGAAAAATTGATGAAAGTAAATCCGAAGTAAGACAACTGGAAAATAACCTACAATTTTTTTCCAATACTTCTGAAGATAATCCTTTGGTAAAAGATGTTGTGAAAAACATTAACCAACATAAAGAAGCTCTTGAAACCTGGAAGGCCAAGCTCAAAAAACTAAACATCATGCAGAACAACCTTAACAAAGAGGTTGAAGAAGACGGGCAAAAAGAAAGTGGCGAAGAAGAATAGACTTGAACAAAACGAATTAGAATTAGCTTGAACGCGTATTAATTTCATCTCCAGTCCAATCTTCCATTGTAATATTGGTTTAGATGAATAATGTTAAGCTGAGCCTACATTTATTGGAACGTACGCACGGTCGAACCCCTATTTTAGAAGTGAGATGTGAAGTGCTCTCGACTGCATTCGAACTGACGGTTTAAAAAAAATCATAGTGTTCTGATTTTTAATCTAATAGATAGTTGAAATTATATATATTTATCTACTGACCGTGATAGATTTAAATATCAATATTGCTGAAGAAGATAATTTATCAAGTCGGTCGTAGTTACTATTCCAACCAATTCTCCATCATCTACTACAGGAAGTTCATGAAATTCTTTTTTTGAAAGAAACTGTGCTACATCTTTTATGGTCGTGTCAGATGATACGCTAGTTATATCCCTCGCCATCACTTGAGCTATGGAGAACATATTATAGACCGTAGTATCGACTCTTTCACCATCATCTTCAATAGCATCCGCAAAACTGATACGCAATAAATCAGTATAGCTCAGAATACCTACTATATTTTTTCCATCAACAACTGGGATATGCCTTATGCCATGCTTTTTAAAAAGTTCTTCGGCACTTACCAAGTCGCTGTCTGTGGTCAAGGTAACCAGTTCTCTGGTCATTATTTCCGATACGGGTACACGCTTTTTCATCATTGATGTTTTTAATTACACCTATGAAGTTACTTGGTTTGTTAGTGAAAAAGCATGATAATTGTCAGTGGCTATTTAGCTACATTTACTGACCTTGTTTCTCTTATCACGGTCACTTTGACCTGGCCGGGATATGTCATGTCTGTTTGTATTTTTTGGGAAATCTCAAAAGAAAGTTCTGCGGCCTTGTCATCGCTCACCTTTTCACTCTCTACAATAACCCGTAGTTCTCTACCAGCCTGTATTGCATAGGCCTTTTGGACCCCGTTGAAACCAAATGCAATGTCCTCCAAATCCTTTAAACGTTGAATGTAAGAATCCAATACTTGTCTGCGCGCTCCTGGCCTTGCTCCGCTGATGGCATCACAGACCTGAACTATGGGAGAAATCAATGTATTCATTTCAATCTCATCATGGTGGGCACCAATAGCATTGCATACCTCTTTGTTCTCACCATATTTTTGTGCCCACTGCATTCCCAAAATGGCATGGGGCGTTTCCACCTCCACTTCGGTATTGGGCACTTTTCCAATATCGTGCAATAGACCTGCCCTTTTTGCAATCTTGGGATTGAGTCCCAGTTCTGCAGCCATTACTCCGCAAAGCTTGGCGACCTCTCTGGAGTGCTGTAACAAGTTTTGTCCATAAGAAGAACGATATTTCATTCGCCCCACGGCTTTTATCAATTCTGGATGTAGCCCATGAATTCCCAAATCTATTACTGTACGCTTACCAATTTCGACAATCTCTTCATTGATTTGTTTTTCGGTCTTTTTCACGATTTCTTCGATACGTGCGGGGTGAATTCTTCCATCGGTCACCAAACGGTGCAATGAAAGTCTTGCCACTTCTCGCCTGACAGAATCAAAACATGAGAGAATTATCGCTTCGGGAGTATCGTCCACAATGATTTCTACACCTGTTGCAGATTCTATTGCTCGTATATTACGACCCTCACGACCAATTATACGCCCTTTTACGTCATCTGACTCTAAGTTGAAAACGGATACGCAGTTCTCAACAGCTTCTTCGGTACCAATACGCTGAATGGTATTTATAACTATTTTTCTGGCCTCTTGCTGCGCAGTCAATTTTGTCTCTTCCAGAGTCGTCTGCAAATATGCCATTGCATCGGTCTTTGCAGTTTCTTTAAGGGATTCCAACAATTGGGCTTTCGCATCTTCGGCAGAAAGCCCGGAGATGACTTCTAGCTGTTGAACTTGACTTTTATGCAATTTATCAGTTTCAGATTGTTTTTTCTCAAGGATTTCAGCCTTGTGGTTGGTTTCCTTTATCTTTTGCTGTAATTGCTCGTTCAGCTTTTTGTTCTTGGCCAGCTCACTGGTTGTTTGGGATTCTTTGTCCCTTGTGCGTTTTTCGGCCTCGGCGATTTTTTTGTCTTTATTTATAATTACCTTTTCGTGCTCCGCCTTTAATTCCAGAAAGCGCTCTTTTGCTTGAAATATTTTATCCTTTTTAATATTCTCGCCTTCCTTTTTTGCCTCTTTGATAATATCTGCAGCTTCTTTTTTTGAATTTGAGATGATTTTTGTAGCCTTTCCTTTTTCCATCATCTTGGCAATAACAAATCCTATTGCCAACCCTACTATCGTAGCTATTATAATTACTATAGTGTTATCCATGTTG encodes:
- a CDS encoding HPP family protein encodes the protein MKKRVPVSEIMTRELVTLTTDSDLVSAEELFKKHGIRHIPVVDGKNIVGILSYTDLLRISFADAIEDDGERVDTTVYNMFSIAQVMARDITSVSSDTTIKDVAQFLSKKEFHELPVVDDGELVGIVTTTDLINYLLQQY
- the rny gene encoding ribonuclease Y, whose translation is MDNTIVIIIATIVGLAIGFVIAKMMEKGKATKIISNSKKEAADIIKEAKKEGENIKKDKIFQAKERFLELKAEHEKVIINKDKKIAEAEKRTRDKESQTTSELAKNKKLNEQLQQKIKETNHKAEILEKKQSETDKLHKSQVQQLEVISGLSAEDAKAQLLESLKETAKTDAMAYLQTTLEETKLTAQQEARKIVINTIQRIGTEEAVENCVSVFNLESDDVKGRIIGREGRNIRAIESATGVEIIVDDTPEAIILSCFDSVRREVARLSLHRLVTDGRIHPARIEEIVKKTEKQINEEIVEIGKRTVIDLGIHGLHPELIKAVGRMKYRSSYGQNLLQHSREVAKLCGVMAAELGLNPKIAKRAGLLHDIGKVPNTEVEVETPHAILGMQWAQKYGENKEVCNAIGAHHDEIEMNTLISPIVQVCDAISGARPGARRQVLDSYIQRLKDLEDIAFGFNGVQKAYAIQAGRELRVIVESEKVSDDKAAELSFEISQKIQTDMTYPGQVKVTVIRETRSVNVAK